The genomic interval AGAAGAAAACAACTTTTCCTTGTTAAAAGAAAGATTGTTTTCTTTTTTGAGGTTACATCGATTGAAGATTCTACAGGTGATTACTCGAGTTGGCGGGGACATGCGTACACGTTTGGCGCCTTTCCTACAATTATCAAAAAGTAAAAATCATTTAAGATTCTTATTTTCAACTGAATCTACGTATTCTATCTTTCTTCACGCATTTTACTCTATAACTTCAAACCATAATGGAGACTGGTCCTCTGGGTCTCCATTGTAATTGACCAGTATCTCTTCTCCCTCATGAATATCTTTCATGGCATAAAAGTCTATCGAGTGGTTTTCAATATTAGTAATATACCTCGCATTAGGAATGTAGGAGTGATTGTATAAAGAACCGTATCCTAAAGCAAGAGCTTTATCCTCTCCCCAACGGAAGATATAGTTTGAAAGAATACACTCCCTCATTAGCTTCCATTCAATTTTAGGAATAACAATTACTGGCGCTTCCTCAAGGAACTCGCCATTCTTAATATTACGTTCTGCAAATATCCCTCTGCCATATTTCTTTGTATTTCTCACACTAATGGGTTCCAAAGGATTCCCCTCCTTATGTTAAGTCTTTTAGATGCTCGCGAAGATACTTATTACGTTTGGCTATAAACTCCAGAATAAGTTCCGGCTCATTAACAAATATATCGATGGACTTCTTTTTATAAGAGTCTAAAGTTATATAAGGGTGTATTTGTCTATGAAGGGTTGTAATTTTCGGTTCTAATGCCTCAGGTGTAAATGAGGTTTCTAATATTTCCTCAAGGAGAAGACGGTACTGATCCCGGAATACCTTTACATCAAGTAAACGTGCAGTTAGTGTATTATAGCCTTCAATGGGAACATCATCGCATTCCATTATCTCCCCATCCCAATCCCTGCCCCACGTTGCATCATAATCCCAGGGGATTATTTGGAATAATCCACTTCCCCCATTTCGATATAGTGCATAATTGTGAATGAAACCATCAAAGTTCTGCGTACACACAATTCCACATAGCCACAACAAATATTTTTCAACATCTAAGTATTTTGTAATTTCTTTACCAAAATCATTTCGCGAAATCGTATTAATTTTATATATGAGCATTTCTAAATCGAGGTCATCCTCAACCTTACCTAATTTCCGTACATATCCGGATAGAAGAGAAGGTTTCGGATTCTCTTCCGGAGTTAATAAAGAAAAATTAGCATGGTATTCCGTCGCATAAAAAATTGAACCATATGGAAGCTGCCTTTTTTGTAAAAACCATTCATCGACCGATTCAATCTGTAAGTAGATCCCCATAGGCTTTCCATTAAGTTCAACGAAAACATGCTTACAATCAGGAGAAACACTCCCAATGTCTTGAAAAAAATCAAAGGATAGCTTGTTTCGAATGAATGAGGGATCACTATATTCAGCATTAAGGTGAATTTCACGCCCCGTAAATCTCTCGTTATATGTTCCAAAGTCGACTCTAAACGATTTTTGGGGAAAATTGCGTATGTGATCTCCACGATAAGTAATACCGATTTCGTACGGAATGTTGTTTACTAATAGCTTGGAAGGAAGAAGCTCCTCGTTCCAGATGTCGCTTTCCAGTACTTCAAGGTGCTTGGGCTCTAAAAAAATACTCATTGTAGGAATATTATGCTGCATAACATCATTCCCTCTTTTTTTTTACATTGTCATCTTATGAGAGAAGAATGGATTTGATAATAAAATAAATAAAATAAATAAAACCTAGAACAAATAAAAAAAGAATTCATAAACTACATAACCTTACACTTTAAGGGAATTTTACGGAAAGGGGGTTCTAACGATGAGTGGAGCTCAAATTTTAGAGTTAATTGAAACAGCAAAAAAAGCAGGTCTTGGTGAGTATTTAACTCAAAACCCAGTAGCACAAGGTAAAGGAACTGGTAAAGGACCTGGTAAAGGAACAGGCAAAAAGCCTGGTAAAGGAACAGGCAAAGGGCCTGGTAAAGGAACAGGTAAAAAGCCTGGTAAAGGAACAGGCAAAAAGCCTGGTAAAAGATAATTTTAGCCTTATCCTGGCTGTCGGGAAATTCCTCCCGGCAGCTGTTTTGTGTTTATTTAGAATCTACATTACCGTAAAATAATAATCCCCCTTATTAGACAAGTTCTAAAACCATTTCTAATAGGGGGGATTTATTGTTTCCACTGTACCACAGCTATTTTCGATTTTCAGATGATCAAACGGCCCTATGTCACGCCAATTTCCAACTGCGATTTCTCTAGACTAAAAGTAAACTTTACGACTAGCATCTCTTTATTTTATATTATATAACTTACATTTATCGTAAAAACTCGTTTTACCGATTTCCAGCAGCAGAGCCGCTTCTAGCTTATTGCCTTTCGTAACCGCTAAAGCATGTTCAATCGCTTGTTTTTCCACTTGCGCCAGCGTCTCCTTCAATGGCTGAACGAACAATGGTTCCGATGCTGACACAAGGCTTGGAGAAACCTCTTGATTAGAATGAATGGCGCTACCGTCCTCCGGCTCAAAATCGCGCAAATACAAGGGCAAATCAGATACCTTAATCGTTTTACCGTCCAGCACATTAATCGAACGCTCTAAAACATTTTCCAATTCGCGAATGTTTCCGGGCCATGAGTGCTGCATCAGCCTTTCTTTTACTTCAGCAGACAGCTCAATACTATTGCGATAAAATCTCGCCTCCAGTTTTTTTAATAACCGTTTCGCAATCGGGGGGATATCTGCCTTTCGTTCCCTTAGCGGAGGAATATCAATTTTAATGACATTTAAGCGATAATATAAATCTTGGCGGAACTCCCCTTTTTCAACCATCTCTTCTAAATCACGATGGGTAGCAGCGATAATTCGCACATCAATAGAGATTGACTTATAGCCGCCTACACGTACAACCTCTTTTTCCTGCAATACCCTTAATAGTTTGCTTTGCATCGAGAGCGGCATGTCCCCAATTTCATCCAAGAAAAGCGTTCCTCCACCGGCCAGTTCGAACTGTCCCTTCTTACCGCCTTTTTTCGCACCTGTAAAAGCACCATCCTCATAGCCAAACAATTCCGATTCTAATAAGTGCTCAGGGATGGAGGAACAGTTAATCGCCACAAAAGGAGCAGACGCACGGGTGCTTTTATGGTGAATCGCATGAGCAAATAATTCCTTCCCGGTGCCCGATTCCCCGATTAATAACACCGATGAATTGCTCCCAGATACTCTTTGGGCGAGTGTCTTTGCCCCAAGAAAGATAGGGCTGCTGCCAATTAAGTCCTCAAAGCTGTATTTACTCCGCAAATCTCTTTGAGCTTTTGCTTGATAATAGTTTAATTCTTCGACGAGGTTTTGAATTTTTGTTCTATACATCCGCCATTCCTCAGGATTGCGAAACATCACATTTCCCACAGCGCCAACAACTTTCCCATCCTCAAAAATAGGAAAACGGTTGGCAATCATTTCACTGCCATTGATTTTTTGAACAGCAGCCAGTTCCGCCTTTCCTGTTTTGACCATCCTGTGCATTCGCGAGTTTTCAATCACATCCTGTACAGGCTGACCAATTGCCTTTTCCATAGTTGTCCCAATAAATTGGCAATATCCCTCATTGATATATAAAATCATTCCGTTATCATCGATAATGACCACACGTTCTGCTAACAGATTGATAATTTGCTCATGCCAACTGATTGGTACTCCGTCAAATGCCCGACTCACTTTTGCTTCCCCCTTGTTGCACTCGTTCTATTTATTATAACAAAAGCAGTCTAAAATTACGTATGGGTACGTATCCAAAATAATCCGCCCATTACCTAATCAATCATATTGTTTAACGGAGGCATTCACACTAACGAATTCCACAACGCGAGGCATGGAAATAAGCTGCGTTATTCATACTATAGAATTTTCATCTTAGTCCCCTGCTTATTTTCAGGGCAGCTTTCTTTTTATCCCACATTTAAAGGGCAGTAAGTCCCCCACCTTAAGCTTATGAGGAGCCCAAGAAGATAGGTGAGGGACAACTGCCCGTTAAGGTCCGATTGATAAAATACAGTGAAAGCTTGCCTTTGTGGTTTT from Peribacillus asahii carries:
- a CDS encoding SET domain-containing protein — encoded protein: MEPISVRNTKKYGRGIFAERNIKNGEFLEEAPVIVIPKIEWKLMRECILSNYIFRWGEDKALALGYGSLYNHSYIPNARYITNIENHSIDFYAMKDIHEGEEILVNYNGDPEDQSPLWFEVIE
- a CDS encoding CotH kinase family protein encodes the protein MQHNIPTMSIFLEPKHLEVLESDIWNEELLPSKLLVNNIPYEIGITYRGDHIRNFPQKSFRVDFGTYNERFTGREIHLNAEYSDPSFIRNKLSFDFFQDIGSVSPDCKHVFVELNGKPMGIYLQIESVDEWFLQKRQLPYGSIFYATEYHANFSLLTPEENPKPSLLSGYVRKLGKVEDDLDLEMLIYKINTISRNDFGKEITKYLDVEKYLLWLCGIVCTQNFDGFIHNYALYRNGGSGLFQIIPWDYDATWGRDWDGEIMECDDVPIEGYNTLTARLLDVKVFRDQYRLLLEEILETSFTPEALEPKITTLHRQIHPYITLDSYKKKSIDIFVNEPELILEFIAKRNKYLREHLKDLT
- a CDS encoding sigma-54 interaction domain-containing protein; translation: MSRAFDGVPISWHEQIINLLAERVVIIDDNGMILYINEGYCQFIGTTMEKAIGQPVQDVIENSRMHRMVKTGKAELAAVQKINGSEMIANRFPIFEDGKVVGAVGNVMFRNPEEWRMYRTKIQNLVEELNYYQAKAQRDLRSKYSFEDLIGSSPIFLGAKTLAQRVSGSNSSVLLIGESGTGKELFAHAIHHKSTRASAPFVAINCSSIPEHLLESELFGYEDGAFTGAKKGGKKGQFELAGGGTLFLDEIGDMPLSMQSKLLRVLQEKEVVRVGGYKSISIDVRIIAATHRDLEEMVEKGEFRQDLYYRLNVIKIDIPPLRERKADIPPIAKRLLKKLEARFYRNSIELSAEVKERLMQHSWPGNIRELENVLERSINVLDGKTIKVSDLPLYLRDFEPEDGSAIHSNQEVSPSLVSASEPLFVQPLKETLAQVEKQAIEHALAVTKGNKLEAALLLEIGKTSFYDKCKLYNIK